A genomic segment from Candidatus Korarchaeum cryptofilum OPF8 encodes:
- a CDS encoding ACT domain-containing protein codes for MPEGELIVISVLGVDRPGIVSEISSALAEANANIVDISMTVLRGFFTMIMVVDISSSRKGLEELREELEERGKKVGVNVILIHEKVFRFMQRV; via the coding sequence ATGCCCGAGGGTGAGCTCATAGTCATATCCGTTCTAGGGGTCGATAGACCCGGGATAGTTTCAGAGATATCCTCTGCTCTAGCTGAAGCTAATGCAAATATAGTTGATATTTCCATGACCGTTCTCAGGGGATTTTTCACGATGATAATGGTCGTCGATATCTCATCGAGTAGGAAGGGCTTGGAGGAGCTCAGGGAGGAGCTGGAAGAGAGGGGGAAGAAGGTAGGGGTCAACGTCATCCTGATACATGAGAAAGTCTTCAGGTTCATGCAGAGGGTGTGA
- a CDS encoding PFL family protein, whose translation MPRYEVNEISEILEMLSFQNLDIRAVTLGVDILPSLRYDDVKEGIISVIEEKASGFREAVDTVARRLGVKIVTKRLAVTPTCYLVDSLASDKDEAREVAVEIGLSLEEASEELKLDYVGGHAAFVDSGFSIGDYGVIYSIPEVLSSSERLSSLVNAASTAHGINIEAVSIMGVIIKELAELDYRGCTRLGVFANAIGGTPFIPGAYHDGRENDPVINIAISGPGVVESVVKLLEGKDLRTIHDAIKRVAFKITRLGELVGREVAEVMGAKFGSVDLSLAPTPAIGDSVAGILRAMGVEEVGAPGSLLALAVLTDAVKKGGAMATSSVGGLSGAFIPVSEDSGMAEAIRRGALNLQALLSMTAVCSTGIDMVPIPGEVEADKISAIIGDVMALAVTLDKVLGVRLIPVPGAKEGDEVDFGGILGSSPVLGVPRFDSKVLLARGGIVPPMVNRLLRG comes from the coding sequence ATGCCTAGATATGAGGTAAATGAGATATCTGAGATATTAGAGATGCTCTCATTCCAAAATCTCGATATAAGGGCAGTGACCTTAGGGGTAGACATACTACCCTCGCTGAGGTACGATGACGTGAAGGAAGGGATAATCAGCGTGATTGAGGAGAAGGCTTCCGGCTTTAGGGAAGCTGTTGATACTGTAGCAAGGAGATTGGGGGTCAAGATAGTGACTAAGAGGTTAGCTGTTACTCCCACCTGCTACCTAGTTGACTCCTTGGCCTCAGATAAGGATGAGGCCAGGGAAGTAGCAGTTGAGATAGGTCTTTCCCTGGAGGAGGCATCCGAGGAGCTAAAATTGGATTACGTCGGCGGACATGCGGCATTCGTCGATTCAGGATTCTCTATAGGTGATTATGGAGTTATATACTCGATACCGGAGGTTCTCTCATCGAGCGAGAGGCTCTCCTCTCTAGTCAATGCCGCATCCACGGCCCACGGGATAAACATAGAGGCCGTATCCATCATGGGAGTTATAATAAAGGAGCTAGCTGAGCTCGATTATAGGGGATGCACTAGACTGGGAGTTTTCGCGAATGCTATCGGAGGGACTCCATTCATACCTGGAGCCTACCATGATGGGAGGGAGAACGATCCTGTGATAAACATCGCGATAAGCGGTCCCGGTGTCGTGGAAAGTGTGGTAAAGCTCTTAGAGGGGAAGGACCTCAGGACGATCCATGATGCGATTAAGAGGGTCGCCTTCAAGATAACTAGATTGGGCGAGCTGGTCGGGAGGGAGGTAGCTGAGGTCATGGGGGCTAAGTTCGGGTCCGTAGACCTTTCTCTAGCTCCAACACCAGCTATTGGGGATAGCGTCGCCGGGATTTTGAGAGCGATGGGGGTTGAGGAGGTTGGAGCACCTGGAAGCTTACTGGCCCTAGCGGTACTGACTGATGCTGTGAAGAAAGGTGGCGCTATGGCTACTTCCTCAGTCGGGGGGCTAAGCGGGGCCTTCATACCGGTTAGCGAGGATTCCGGTATGGCTGAAGCTATTAGGAGGGGAGCCCTCAACCTTCAAGCCCTCCTCTCTATGACGGCTGTTTGTAGCACGGGCATCGATATGGTGCCGATACCCGGGGAGGTTGAAGCTGATAAGATCTCCGCGATAATAGGGGACGTGATGGCCTTGGCTGTTACTTTAGATAAGGTCCTCGGAGTTAGGCTAATTCCAGTACCCGGAGCTAAGGAAGGAGATGAAGTAGATTTTGGGGGTATCCTTGGATCTTCCCCTGTCCTTGGAGTCCCCAGGTTTGATTCCAAGGTTCTATTAGCTAGAGGAGGTATAGTTCCCCCTATGGTCAACAGGCTCCTGAGGGGGTAG
- a CDS encoding ASCH domain-containing protein has product MKVLKFKGKYKSWIISGRKRSTIRMETSLNPGDLVYLEAGEERIGEAIIREVRELSLGEIDDDLAREDGFQSVDDLIDELISIYGDEIFNRRLKLIRFDLIGRD; this is encoded by the coding sequence ATGAAGGTCCTGAAGTTCAAGGGGAAATATAAGAGTTGGATAATCTCTGGGAGGAAGAGGAGCACGATAAGAATGGAAACGAGCCTCAATCCTGGAGATTTAGTTTACTTAGAGGCAGGGGAGGAGAGGATAGGTGAAGCTATAATAAGGGAGGTGAGGGAGCTCAGCTTAGGGGAGATTGACGACGACCTAGCGAGGGAGGATGGATTCCAGAGCGTTGATGATCTCATAGATGAGCTCATATCAATATATGGGGATGAGATTTTTAATAGGAGGTTGAAGCTGATAAGGTTCGATCTGATCGGGAGGGATTAG
- the trxB gene encoding thioredoxin-disulfide reductase produces MFFMPQARVERDNDVIIVGGGPGGLTAAIYLARYGLKVLVIEKSVPGGKININPVIENYPGFESISGEELGRRMHEHALKSGARILSPEEVVKLELTGELKRVYTSSGKEFQARALIIATGAEERKLGIPGEGEFFGKGVSYCAVCDGPLFKGKRVIVVGGGNTAAISSIYLSKIAKEVILVHRRSSMRAEKALVDNLMSRENVKFLFNSVLTAIVGEGRVEGARVRDLESGEESFIEADGVFILIGVEPNSKIAREAGVETDERGFIKVDCWQRTNIPGVYAVGDVTGEPLQIAKAVGDGVRAAVDIYDRIFGGSYARASSQGPSRTS; encoded by the coding sequence ATGTTCTTCATGCCACAAGCGAGGGTGGAGAGGGATAATGACGTTATAATCGTTGGAGGAGGCCCCGGGGGCCTTACAGCCGCTATCTACCTAGCTAGATACGGGCTGAAGGTTTTAGTCATTGAGAAGAGCGTGCCAGGTGGCAAGATCAATATAAATCCGGTTATAGAGAACTATCCTGGCTTCGAATCGATAAGCGGGGAGGAGCTGGGGAGGAGGATGCACGAGCACGCGCTCAAGTCCGGGGCGAGGATACTCTCACCCGAGGAAGTAGTGAAGCTTGAGTTAACCGGGGAGCTAAAGAGAGTTTATACGAGCTCAGGCAAGGAGTTTCAGGCTAGAGCTTTGATCATAGCTACGGGAGCTGAGGAGAGGAAGCTTGGGATACCTGGAGAAGGGGAGTTCTTCGGGAAGGGAGTTAGCTACTGCGCTGTATGCGATGGGCCCCTCTTCAAGGGGAAGAGGGTTATAGTAGTCGGAGGTGGAAATACGGCTGCAATATCATCCATCTATTTATCTAAGATCGCTAAAGAGGTTATCTTAGTCCACAGGAGGTCCTCGATGAGGGCTGAGAAGGCGTTAGTTGATAACTTGATGAGCAGGGAGAACGTCAAGTTCCTATTCAATAGCGTCCTGACAGCTATAGTTGGGGAGGGTAGGGTTGAGGGAGCTAGAGTCAGGGACTTGGAGAGCGGGGAGGAGAGCTTCATCGAAGCCGATGGCGTCTTCATACTGATAGGAGTGGAACCGAATAGCAAAATAGCTAGAGAGGCTGGAGTGGAGACTGATGAGAGGGGATTCATAAAGGTCGATTGCTGGCAGAGGACGAACATCCCAGGCGTTTATGCTGTGGGTGATGTCACGGGGGAGCCATTGCAGATAGCTAAAGCAGTTGGGGATGGGGTGAGAGCTGCAGTCGATATATACGATAGGATATTCGGAGGGTCTTACGCTAGGGCATCATCACAGGGACCTTCCCGAACCTCCTGA
- a CDS encoding DUF711 family protein, giving the protein MIFRAVTLHLNDPELYSSYSDYLTKLSSKLNSLSARVVLPKAYDEVSLDLKAAYSGRGSKAFEIAWNLLKSGYFTSISLSSDPSEIYRASEFLFRISEELGPEYATMFALGSGEPPETPYFPLTKSENFGLSFSLLYPSDLYGALTEAEEPDLTLRYALSRVFGEAERRVEEAVGELGEAVPIIGIDFSLSPWMEESAAEVVSLVARSPFLGPGTPSALLEINEAILESSEGMRRIGFNETMLPMAEDDLLKELSLRLEMRARDLALLTPYCLAGLDMVLLPLSVGREDLAKLIRDVIASSRVKGRTIGLRIILADAEPGEQIELRRFGKVPVMMP; this is encoded by the coding sequence ATGATATTCAGAGCTGTGACCCTCCACTTAAATGATCCCGAGCTCTATTCCTCCTATTCCGATTACCTAACGAAGCTATCCTCTAAGCTGAACTCGCTCTCCGCTAGAGTCGTGCTCCCCAAGGCTTATGATGAAGTGAGCCTGGATCTCAAGGCCGCTTATTCCGGGAGGGGATCTAAAGCATTTGAAATAGCATGGAATCTACTCAAAAGTGGTTATTTCACCTCAATATCCCTTAGCAGCGATCCCTCTGAGATCTACAGAGCCTCTGAATTCCTCTTCAGGATATCCGAGGAACTTGGGCCTGAATATGCGACTATGTTCGCTCTGGGGTCAGGAGAGCCACCGGAAACACCCTATTTTCCACTGACTAAATCTGAAAATTTCGGATTGAGCTTCTCCCTCCTCTACCCATCGGATCTCTACGGGGCTTTAACTGAAGCTGAGGAGCCGGATTTAACTCTCAGGTATGCCCTCTCGAGAGTTTTCGGGGAGGCTGAGCGTAGGGTCGAGGAAGCGGTAGGAGAATTAGGTGAAGCTGTCCCTATAATAGGGATAGATTTCTCCCTGAGCCCTTGGATGGAGGAGAGCGCAGCTGAGGTAGTCAGCCTAGTCGCGAGATCCCCATTCTTAGGACCGGGAACGCCCTCGGCTCTCTTGGAGATAAATGAGGCCATATTGGAGTCATCGGAGGGGATGAGGAGGATCGGCTTCAATGAGACTATGCTGCCGATGGCAGAGGATGACCTCCTGAAGGAGCTATCGTTAAGGCTAGAGATGAGAGCTAGGGATTTGGCTCTACTAACACCTTATTGCTTGGCCGGTCTCGATATGGTCTTGCTACCCCTGAGCGTCGGGAGGGAAGATTTAGCTAAGCTGATAAGGGATGTGATAGCATCTAGCCGCGTTAAAGGTAGGACCATAGGGCTCAGGATAATCTTGGCTGATGCCGAACCAGGGGAGCAAATCGAGCTCAGGAGGTTCGGGAAGGTCCCTGTGATGATGCCCTAG
- a CDS encoding STT3 domain-containing protein, with amino-acid sequence MADEGRIRGLITDILALILSYSLGAFIRILPTFKYGANLTADDPLLHYRITDYLVKTGHLPSYDPLSWHPWSYNPTEVLPVLHYYTGAAIYKLVSLFGFKDLYTVVVYIPAFFAPLIVIPLYLTAKELWGREAAVISAFSISLSWAYLSRSLAGWYRHEQFAIPLLMASLYFTLKAMRTDEDWKVIVYSGLSGAFLVYASGVWAGFRALYDGYALILFLLLLLDRLDWRKALALGIPPLYVLIASLGALSNLAYRKLYMSFESTLVWASLLAALVYLLSERIPKVAGRRREVSVVAGVALLAIFLGLGIYQPLTGRLMRVLFPSVKLPQGNVVETVAEHGAGESFESFTTLLIPASLGLFFLIIERWRKDEELTLALMTLISLYFAVSIVRLPPLAAPFLALCAGYFTQRLLIFSEPYIKRVRALERSKGRRGASLPLKRKIYMLRVPIILMLILVILPVALQGHIREYGGNLYSYALSYEEAMSYPLGFSEGWIDALNWLKSNTKPEEIAISWWDYGYWMQFGSGKVTIADGLTINSSQIALIAKGFMGPEERMLDLASRMNASYVVVDVPAEVGNFQGGGKWIAIAWIAGEFQYSPYRSDESSKWLTQDLRKFFYYDSMSGRYIPTDYALNTTLYKMALASIGFGKMNYFELVHVGKNQGYVEVAIFKVKGG; translated from the coding sequence TTGGCGGATGAGGGAAGGATTAGGGGACTAATCACGGATATCTTGGCCTTAATACTATCATATTCCCTCGGAGCCTTCATCAGGATCCTCCCTACTTTCAAGTACGGGGCCAACTTAACGGCTGATGATCCCCTCCTCCACTATAGAATAACTGATTACTTAGTCAAGACGGGCCATCTGCCGAGCTACGATCCCCTCTCCTGGCACCCATGGAGCTACAACCCTACTGAAGTACTCCCAGTCCTCCACTATTACACTGGGGCAGCTATATACAAGCTAGTCTCCCTCTTCGGCTTCAAAGACCTCTATACGGTGGTAGTTTACATACCCGCTTTCTTCGCTCCCCTCATCGTAATCCCCCTCTACTTAACAGCTAAGGAGCTTTGGGGGAGAGAAGCTGCGGTGATCTCAGCTTTCTCAATCTCCCTATCTTGGGCTTACCTCAGCAGATCCCTAGCGGGTTGGTACAGGCATGAGCAGTTCGCGATACCCCTTCTCATGGCATCCCTCTATTTCACGCTGAAAGCTATGAGGACTGATGAGGACTGGAAAGTCATAGTATACTCGGGTTTGAGCGGAGCTTTCTTAGTGTATGCCTCAGGTGTATGGGCCGGCTTCAGGGCCCTTTACGATGGGTATGCCCTCATCCTATTCTTATTGCTCCTCTTAGATAGGCTGGATTGGAGGAAAGCCCTCGCATTGGGAATACCCCCTCTCTACGTACTCATAGCATCTTTAGGCGCTCTATCGAATTTAGCTTACAGGAAGCTCTACATGAGTTTCGAGAGCACACTAGTATGGGCATCCCTACTCGCAGCTCTCGTCTACTTGCTCTCTGAGAGGATTCCCAAGGTAGCTGGGAGGAGGAGGGAGGTATCTGTAGTAGCTGGCGTCGCCCTCCTCGCTATATTCCTGGGCCTCGGGATATATCAGCCCCTGACAGGCAGGCTCATGAGAGTGCTCTTCCCCTCTGTCAAGTTGCCTCAGGGGAACGTAGTTGAGACAGTAGCTGAGCATGGAGCTGGTGAGAGCTTCGAATCTTTCACCACTCTCCTCATTCCAGCTTCTTTAGGTCTCTTCTTCCTGATAATAGAGAGGTGGAGGAAAGATGAGGAGCTGACGCTCGCATTGATGACCTTAATTTCCCTGTACTTCGCGGTCAGCATAGTGAGGCTTCCTCCCTTGGCTGCCCCCTTCCTAGCTTTATGCGCTGGCTACTTCACCCAGAGGCTCCTCATATTCTCCGAGCCTTATATCAAGAGGGTTAGAGCTCTGGAGAGATCTAAGGGGAGGAGAGGTGCTTCTCTTCCTCTCAAAAGGAAGATTTACATGCTGAGAGTACCGATAATCCTCATGCTGATCCTCGTAATACTCCCTGTAGCGCTACAGGGACATATAAGGGAGTACGGAGGGAATCTATATAGCTACGCTCTATCATATGAGGAAGCGATGAGCTATCCTTTAGGCTTCAGCGAGGGATGGATCGATGCCCTGAATTGGTTGAAGAGTAACACTAAGCCGGAGGAGATAGCGATATCTTGGTGGGACTACGGTTACTGGATGCAGTTCGGCTCGGGGAAGGTCACTATAGCAGATGGTTTGACGATAAACTCCAGCCAGATAGCTCTAATAGCTAAGGGCTTCATGGGGCCTGAGGAGAGGATGCTAGACCTCGCGAGCAGGATGAACGCGAGCTATGTGGTCGTCGATGTCCCCGCGGAAGTCGGGAACTTCCAAGGGGGAGGGAAGTGGATAGCTATAGCTTGGATAGCAGGGGAGTTCCAGTATAGCCCCTACAGGTCGGATGAATCGAGCAAGTGGCTCACCCAAGACTTGAGGAAGTTCTTCTATTACGATAGTATGTCAGGGAGGTATATACCGACCGATTACGCCCTCAACACCACCCTATACAAGATGGCTCTCGCTTCGATAGGTTTCGGTAAGATGAACTACTTCGAGCTCGTTCACGTCGGTAAGAATCAGGGGTACGTGGAGGTAGCTATATTCAAGGTGAAGGGAGGATGA
- a CDS encoding nucleoside-diphosphate kinase, translating to MSLSYFERRDPIEREVFMNLREMFLSEADDEHIKSLQSFSFAMIKPDAFARGLAPEIVERLRENFVIGAIKLTEMDAQMIDELYMFVKQRYRDSWWIMPKVFSQAPVVAIMLVSESGESCLKLRELVGPTTPEAGKPGNLRYDMKGANRALNIIHASDDPASAIREALVFFEMDEVLDAILSEEDASFDPDELVPEEPVNLSRWKSFNSIKSEALEFLESGRSRLQEALDREAEIVAKDLPLDDERLALMEVEAEISFLSSKILSDLNSELVRIARMPASLSKGKLAERMEDSIIALKIIELLSDELKLSKERDFDRILLSAISMGLINSEWEEVLLHSTWAVMPQMIGDLRRVNKPLLSVETETL from the coding sequence ATGAGCCTATCTTACTTCGAGAGGAGGGATCCGATAGAGAGAGAGGTTTTCATGAATTTGAGGGAGATGTTCTTATCCGAAGCCGACGATGAGCACATAAAATCTCTTCAATCTTTCTCCTTCGCTATGATAAAGCCTGATGCTTTCGCAAGGGGCTTAGCGCCGGAGATAGTTGAGAGGCTCAGGGAGAACTTCGTAATAGGGGCTATAAAACTGACCGAGATGGATGCTCAGATGATAGACGAGCTTTACATGTTCGTGAAGCAGAGATACAGGGATTCTTGGTGGATAATGCCTAAGGTCTTCAGCCAGGCTCCTGTAGTGGCTATCATGCTAGTCAGCGAATCCGGGGAGTCCTGCCTCAAGCTGAGGGAACTCGTGGGACCCACTACTCCAGAGGCAGGGAAGCCGGGGAACCTGAGGTATGATATGAAGGGAGCTAACAGGGCCCTGAATATAATACATGCTTCTGATGATCCGGCCTCAGCCATAAGGGAAGCTCTAGTCTTCTTCGAGATGGATGAAGTATTGGATGCGATACTCTCCGAGGAGGATGCTAGCTTCGATCCCGATGAATTAGTTCCTGAGGAGCCTGTGAATCTATCTAGGTGGAAGAGCTTCAACTCGATAAAGAGCGAAGCCCTCGAATTCCTGGAGTCCGGCAGATCCAGGCTTCAGGAAGCTCTAGATAGGGAAGCCGAGATAGTAGCTAAGGATCTACCTCTAGATGATGAGAGATTGGCTTTAATGGAGGTAGAGGCTGAGATATCCTTCCTCTCATCTAAGATCTTAAGTGATCTGAATTCGGAGCTCGTGAGGATAGCTAGGATGCCGGCTTCCCTCAGCAAGGGTAAGCTGGCTGAGAGGATGGAGGACTCAATCATAGCCCTCAAGATAATCGAGCTGCTCAGCGATGAGTTGAAACTATCTAAGGAGAGGGATTTCGATAGGATACTGCTATCGGCTATCTCAATGGGCCTCATAAACTCGGAATGGGAGGAGGTGCTCCTCCACAGCACTTGGGCAGTCATGCCCCAGATGATCGGGGATCTGAGGAGGGTCAATAAACCTCTCCTCTCAGTGGAAACGGAAACATTATAA